The Bradyrhizobium oligotrophicum S58 genome contains the following window.
GGGCAGCTTCTCGTCGGAGTCATGCCGGCCTTGTCGCGCGCGTTCATCCAGCAGGCGACGATGGGGTTTCTGCAACAGCATCCCAACGTGTTCTGCTCGGTCAAGTCACGCAGCTCGGAATGGATTGTGGACTGGCTGGTGACACGAAAGCTCGATGTCGGGCTTGTCAGCTCGCGGATCGACAATCCCTACGTGATCGCCGAACCGCTGACCCAGCAGCCGCTCGTCTGCATCATGCCGACCGATCATCCCCTGGCCATGAAGAACGTTGTGGAGCCGGATGATCTCGACAACATTCCGTTCGTGTCTTTCGATCCCGAGAGCCAGGCAGGTCAGTGCATTGCGACGATGTTCGACGCCTACAACGTCAGACCCCATACCGTGCTCGTCGCCAATGTCTCACCGACCCTTTGCGAGTTCGTGGCAGCCGGTCTCGGCGTCTCGCTGGTGCACCCTTTGATGTTCAGCGGGCTTCAGGACCGTCTGGCCATCAGACGCTTTGAGCCCGCTTTGTCTTACGATTTCCAGCTCTGTCGAATGCGCGATAGCCGCAATGCAAGCCTTGTCGACGCCTTCCTCCAGCAAGCGCGCTCGACGGCGGCACGGCTTGCCCAGGAGTCCCTCAGCGCGGCATAAGCGTTGTCGCTTCGGTAATCGGTGGAGCGAGGTTCATTGCTCCCTTGAGCTCATAGCCATAGTTGACGCGCTTGCTGTGGCCCCAGACCTGCTGCAGCTCAAACAGCGGAACAGAACAGACGGCGTCATGGATCTTGCGCTGGGCCTCTTTCCACAGCTCCTGCTGCCGCTCCACACTGCCTTCCACCCGTGCCGCCTGTATGTCGGCATCCGCAACCTCGCAATGGGAGAAATTGGCAACCGCCGTCGGCTTCCCGATGCTCGAGCTCGAGTGATAGAACTCGGTCAGATAAGTGTCGGCGACCGGAAACCTGGCGGCGCCGTAAAACACCAGGGCGCTGGCATTGCCGCGAATCTGGCTCTGATACGTCGCGTGATCGACAACGCTCATATCGAGCTTGATACCGGCCTTTGCGAGCTGGCGCTGAATGATCTCCATTGTCGGCAGGATAGCCGAGATATTGGACACCACGACCTTGAGCGTCAGACCATTGGGGTAGCCCGCTTCGGCCAAAAGCGTCTTGGCCTGCACCGGATCGTAAGCGTAAGCCCCCGATGAACAGTCCTCTCCAATATAGCCTGGAGGCACGACCGAGCAGCCTTTCAGACTGACGGTCTTACCGACAAACTGCACGAGATCATCGAGATTGACCGCAGCGGCGATGGCTTGTCGGACCTTCAGGTTGTCGAGCGGCGGAATACTGCTGTTGATGTGAAGCGTCCGAAACTCTCCTGGACGGAAGACATCAACGACCATGTTGCTGCGCTGGCGGGTCGTATCGACCCAGCGTTGCTCGCGCCGGCCTTGGATGACGTCGAGCTCTCCGGACGAAAAGGCGAGCTCGCGGGCGCTGTCGGAGGGGATCGTACGGTACATGATATTGCTGATCTGCGGCCGGCCGCGGAAATAGCGCTCGTTTGCGACCAGCTTCACATACCGCTGAGTCTCATGCTCTGAAAACGCAAACGGACCCGTACCGACGGGGTTGGAACCAAACTTGTCCCCGAGCTCCTCGACTGCTCTTTTGCAGACAATGTTTCCACCGTGATAGTTGGACAAGCGGCCGAGGAAATTCGGATCCGGATACTTCAGGGTCATACGAACGGTGGACTCGTCGACCTTGGCGATGCTCTCCACTGCAGAGAAGTCCGCAGCGAAACTCGATCGGCTGGGGTCTGCGGCACGTGTCAGCGAGTAGACGACATCATCTGCGGTGAGGCTGCCCCAGTCGCCGTGAAACTTGACACCCTTTCGGATGAAGAAGGTCCAGATTCGTCCGTCCGGGGACGTTTCCCAGCGCTCGGCGAGATCGGGTTCAAGATCCTTCGGATCGGCGCTCCCTGGCTTGAAACGAACCAGGCCGTTGAATATCAGGCCGATCAGCGGCTTGTCGGTGCTGGTCGTCGCACGATGGGGATCAAGCGTGGTGATGTCTGATCCGCCGGCCCCCATTTGCAGGGTCGCCCCCGGCAGGTCTTCCGCGGCAGACACATCACCGGTCGCGTTCACGATGACGGCGATGCAGAAGGCCAATATATAGACGTACTTCATATAGACGCACTTCATCCGGTGCCTCGCCCGTTGCCCACGCGTCAGGCTGGAAGAGTCCTGCATCTCTGTCAAAGTCCGAAATCAAGGAGACCTATTCTTAGGCGTTATGGGCAACGGCGGAACTCAACCGTACCAGGGGCTTACGCGGAAGCGACCGCAGAGCGAGCGAATCGTATCCTCGGAGCGCATCGCCTCCGTCCGAAACGGTCCCCGTGGGAGCGTGAGCATAGCTCCATCACAGACGGCCAGCGGAACCAAGTGCCGCCACGATACTGCGCGCACGACAGGCTATCCGCAGTGGTCATGGCTCCTAGATGTCGTGAGCTGCCCGGCCATGCGGCGCATCAAAGCACGGGCGTCGGGCGAGGGTTCGTCGCTGCGATCTTGCAATGCCGCTGCTCACCCCCGAAAGGGTGGACGCGAATGTCAGGGCGGCAACGGTTGGTCGGCTTCAGACGCAAGGTGTGTCGATCCACGCCGACATGGATGGGCCGGCTAGTCCGGGAATCTCGATCAGACCAAGCCTTATCGCCCTCACGACGGCGACCGTCCGGCTGTTCGTGCCAAGCTTTCTCATCGCCTTCTTGATGTGGAAGTTGATCGTGTTTTCGCTGATCTTGAGGATTATTCCGATGTCCCAGGAGGATTTGCCCTCCGCGGTCCACTTCAGACATTCGCGTTCGCGCTGCGAAAGCTCGATCGCCTTCTTGCCCGCCGCTGGCCGGGCAAGCTCGCCAAAAGCGACATGGAACTGACACGCCATAGCGTGAAGATGCTTGAGATGCCGGACCGGGTCCGCATCCTCGAAGCTGGATGCAAAGGATAGAACGGAGATACGTCCCGACGGGCCAAACAGCGGCACGCTCACCCCGTGCTTGAGACCGGCTTCGCGGCCCTCATGAAGGACCAATCGCTCGCCGTCCTGCAGCTGCCGCCGCTCGAGCAGCTGATCCCACAGGAATGGCCTGCTGTGAAACGCCGTTCTCCTGACGACCGGATCGATCTCGTGATACTTGCGCTCGAAATAGTGCTTCCGCCAATCGAGCGGAAAGTTGAGAGCGATGGCCGGCATCGGATGATCTGGCAGCCGTACCGTCTCTTCGTAGTTCAACGCGCCATAGGCCACCTGACCAAAACCCTCATCGGCTGCAGAACCGACGAGAAGATCGAACAGGTCGGACAACGACTGCGTGCGGTTTGCACAATCTATGAAGCTGAAGAGGTCCATTGCCACCTCACGGCAGACAAAGCTGCGCAGACTTCCGCCCAGATGTGATCGTGAAAGCGAATCCGTCTCAGCGCCCCGAACGCCGACGGTCCGTTCTTGCCCCCTCGTGCGCCTCGACTAAGGCGAGAAGCGGGCACTTGTTCGTCAAAACTTCAACCCAACCTGAGGTAGACTGTACCATGATACGCTCCGTCGTGCAATTGACGATCACATTCGCTTAATCATTCGGAAGCCTTGATGTCATCAGCATTGCCCTCCTCGGGAGTCGGCAGCCGAGACGATCTTGCCAACTCGGTCGACGACATCGCGCAGCAAAGTGCCTGCTGGATAGGCGCTCTCTGGCACTTCTGTCATCATGCGTTTGCTTGCTTGTATGAGCTTCCAGCGGATCATGGGCGCGAGAGACATTCATCCCGGCACGCCGCACCCGCAAGTCAGGCCTCATGGCTCTCCCACGCTGAACCCGTTCGCACCTGCCACAACAGCCTTGCAAAAGCCAAGAACCCCACCACAACACAACTCAGAATTGCGTCTAATTATAGGTGATATTGGGGCGAGGCCTGACTGCTGCCGTCCTCTGAGCAGCCAATGAGACGGCGGCCGCTCGACAGGCCCGCGAGCTACTCGACTGGGTAGCTCCCTCGCTGACGCTGCGCCGATTAGTCTGCACCTTCCTTTCACGCGGCACATTGGAAGATGCTCATGCGTACCCTTTCAATCAGGTGGGAAACCGTCCATCGATATGGCGAGGCGTGGATCTCGCATCATCGGTTGCGGTACCGGATGTTCGTCGAGCGCCAGGGGTGGTCCGTGCCTCATTATCAGGGCCTGGAATATGATGAGTTCGACACGCCGGCAGCTACCTACATTCTGGTCGTCGACGAGCACGATCAGGCCCTGGGAACTGCACGGCTGATTCCGACCACACGCCCCTACATGGTCAAGTCCTTGTGGCCTGACCTGGTTGAAGGCTTGCTGCCGCATTCGGATGCAGTCTGGGAAGCATCGCGCTTCGGCTGCGATCGCGCACTGAGCGCCGGCGGACGGCGCCGAGTGATCGGGCAGCTCATCCAGGCCTGTCAGGAATTCGGTCTCGCCAACGGCATTTCGTCCTATCTGGGGGTCATGCCCTGCTGGATCTTCAAGAATGTCATCGCTGCCCATGGCTGCCCCGTGAGGCCATTGGGAGCGAAGCTGCCGTTGCAGGGGCATGACATTGAGGCCGCCTATATCGGGGTATCATCAGCAATCCTGGAATTGGTTCGCCGGCATACAGGCATTCCGAAGGCGCTGCATGAGGGCCCCGCTCCTGTTGAGCCTGTCCCATCCGCACTGTCCCCGCGCTTGGCAGAGGACGCTCTATCGGAGCCCGCCGAAGGGCTGGCCTGCAGCCCGGACTTGGAAGGACTCGTGGGGGTTGGATGAGCGCGATCCGGAAGAGGCCAGCTCCGAGGTTGAGCGGAGCAAGCCAACGCGATGCGCGACTCCGCGTCTATTTGGCCTTGGGGCTGGTGTCCGCTTCGACTTGGCAAACGCCCGATCAGTCGCCATGAAACGTACCACCATTGCCGAGGCCAGGCGACAATGAGGTCGTTCTCGCCAAACAACTTTCGCTGGTTCTCTGCCCCCGATGCGTTCTGTTCGGTCAGGATTTCGGGCCAGACCAACGTGAGATGCAAGCGCGACTGTTCGAGACCAGGTCCGTCGCTAGGCGATTGCCGCGCTGGCGCAGCTATGGGCCTCGAGTTCCGCCTGCAACCTGGGACCGATACGTCGCGTCGTTTGGGAGAAATGCTCCAGCAGAGGCACGACCAGCCGGACGACGTGGAGCGGCGCATCGGGCGGCGTGTAGATGACCCGATAGATCGGCCGGTCGATGACGCGTCGCAGGCTTGCCGACACCGTGGCCCACTGAGCCGCCAATGAGGCGGCCGCTACGGGGCGCTCCGGAACGTCATCGAACCGGATCGACGGCGTCTGGCTCGACACGCTCGCGATCTGCCGTCGCACGCGATCGGCTTCCGCAACGGGATCGTCGCATCGGTTCGGTTCGCGCAGGCCGTGCAGGACCGCCACGCGGCTTTGCGCGACCTCCGTGACCGCGCGCATCAACGCGATCCCGCGTTCGTCATGGCATCCCCAGCCACCATTGAAAAAGCGACGCTCGGGGTGGGTCGGATCGACCAAGAAGGCGGCAAAGAACGGGATGCAATAGTCATTGGGGACGAAACGGATCACCAGCCGCAACCCGTTGCGGGCGGCGGTCTCGACGATGGCCTGAACGGCTCCGGGCAAGCTTTCACCCGTGACCCGGACCGAGCGTCTGCGGACGAACTCGATCGACCAGATGTCGCGCTCGATCAATTCATAGAGCGCGTGAATGCTCGCTTCCAGCACGCTGTTGCCGGACGCCAATCCATTGCTCGATGCGCCGTAAAGCGGCATGCCGGCATCGGGCGCCGGATTGAACGCCAGCTCAGCCGGGATCCAGCCGTCGGCGCCGCTGTCCGCATCCTCTGCGCGAGCCAGCAACAAGGCCTGATCGGGCTCGGCGCGGCGGCCCAACTTCGGCGCGAACGCGAAGACCGGGTCACAGCCCTCACCAACACCTGAGAGTTCGGATGGCAGTCCCCATCGTGTCTCGATCGGCGCGACCCCCGGCTCCGAGAAATAGGACTCGATCGCCTCCATATAGGCGCCGACCTCGGATTCGATCGGAAGCCCTCCCTTGCCAAAGGCGTAGGCACCGGTTGCAGAGCCTGGCCGTTCGCTGACAAAAATCGGAACGCCAAGGCAATCCATCGCGGTGATATCCCTGACCGTGCGGATCCGGGCCAGTTTCGCCCAAGCCATGGCGTGACGCAGGGTCGTCTCGGGAGGCACGAGGCGGGCGCTCGTATGCAATCTGTTCATGCAAGCCACCCCCGTCCCCCGAATACGCGGCACGCACACCCATCGTCGACCAGCCTGCTTGCGGGTCGGACGATCGCGAGCCCGAGCCCACGACGTCGTTCGGCGCATCAGCTCAATGAGCAAACCAGCACTTCGAGCTCTGCACCGCGCGGAGCCGAAGCAGACCGAGCGCCGCTTGATCCGGCCGCTGATGCCCCCGCGGTCTGGAAAAAGCGTCCCCGGATGCGGGACAAGACGACTGCCTTGCGGCCTTATTTGCCGGGCTCCTTCGGATCACTCGGCGGCCGATCGGGGGCATCGTCGCCATCGTCCGGTTCGTCGTCTCCGGGCGTCGGTTGGGGACAGTGAACGCCGACGGCATCAATGCCGGCAGATAGAAGCTCCAGCAGAAATTCGTTTGCCTTCGTAGACATCGTATTTTGCATCGTCGTCTCCCTCGTAGTAGCCAGAATTGGCCAGGATGCACGATCAGACTTTCCCGCGAAGCGAATGCGCATATCGATTGGCCGGTATTCACCTCGATGGCTGATGTCAGATCGGTGGCATTGAAGATCAGGTGCATCTGACAGGACATGCAGGAATCGAAGCTCTGAACTGCCCGCACGAGATCAATTCCGTGGAAACTGGCCAGACCGCTCCAGTTGGATTCCATGATTGGTGTATTCAGGACGGCCAGTTCACACGGACCCAATTCGCCCCAGGGCCGTCTCGGACCGCCGTTGATGCGCGACGGCGCCGAGACCTGATAGTTGCTGATCGCCGCGCCAGTCAGAACCGCCCGATGCGCCAGAAAACCACGGCCTGCTCCGCCAAACCCAACGCCGAAACGCTTGCCGGTGTGATCCGGCAGCGGATGCGCCCGCGGTCTTCAAAAGAGCGTCCCCGGATGCGAGACTACACGGCTGCCTTGCGGGCGGCCTTCATGCAGGGCAATCCCCCGCCCGACCGGCCGCCCGTTCCCGTCCGGGCCAAAAGGTCCGGCCCCGCTGGCGCGCGCTTCTCCAGGCCTAGCAATTGCCGGCGCGATTGACGCAAGCGGACTTGCTGGGCTCCTTCGGATCACTCGGCGGCTCATCGGGGGCATCGTCGCCATCATCCGGCTCGTCGTCTCCGGGTGGCCGACAGTGAACGCCGACCGCATCAATACCGGCAGACAGGAGCTCCAGCAGCAGCTCGTTTGCCGTCGTAGACATCGTATTTTCCATCCTCGTCTCCTTCATCGTCGCCAGAGTGGGTCAGGATGCACGATCAGACTTTCCCGCGAAGCGAATGCTCATATCAATTGGTCGGTATTCACCTCGATGGCTGACGTCAGATCGGTGCCCTTGAAGATCAGGTGCATCTGACAGGGCATGCAGGGATCGAAGCTCTGAATTGCCCGCACGAGATCAATTCCGTGGAAACTGGCCGGACCGCTCCAGTTGGATTCTATGATCGGTGTATTCAGGACGGCCCGCTCGCACGGGCCCAATTCGCCCCAGGGCCGTCTGGGACCGCCGTTGATGCGCGACGGCACCGAGACCTGATAGTTGCTGATCTCCGCGCCGGTCAGAACCGCCCAATGTGCCAGAAAACCACGGCCTGCTCCGCCGAACCCGACGCCGAAGCGCTTGCCGGTTGCCGGCAGATCGAAGGGAGTCAGCGTCTCGCGCTCACCGCGCAGCAGCAGAGCCCTTGCGCGGCGGTGGTTCTCGAGCGTCACCATCAGGTTGAATGCGACCGCATAGGCGCGGGCACGGTTGCGCTCGAAGGCGTTCCATAGCGGCGGCACCTGCCATTCCAGGCGCTCGCTGGGCAACTCGCCCGCGGGAACGTCCAGCACCACGCTGCGGCCGGTCGACGCCGCAAATTCGTTGGCCGGCATCTTCCGGGCCAGCGCACTGATATAGAGCCGGGCATAGGCACCGACCTCGAAGGTGTTGCGATCCCATACGATAGCCGTGGCCCAGCTATACGGCGGCGCATTGGAATTCTTCGCAGGGTTGCGGTTGATCGCCTTGTTCCACGGGTGATGTTGGCTCACCGGGTTGCCGGCGGGATCCTGTCGGTGCGGGTAACCCTCCCAGGCATCATAGAAGGAGCGGTCGACGAACTCCTCGATGCCGCTGTTGAGCCGCCTCAGATCGGTCGTGACAAGCTTGCCGTCGATCACCGCTCCCGGTGTCGACCATCGCTTCTCGCCCCACCGGTCGCAATTGGCGTAGGTCCCGTCGTAGTAGTCCTCGTGATCCCACTGACCGAAGTCGATCATGCTGGCCGGCCCGCGCCCCAGCTCCCGAAAGGCCGGGTTGCACGAATAGAGGAAGTCGAATACGTCGTCCCAGATCCGCGCACAGCGCTTGGCGTAATCGACAAACGGCTCGAGCTTCTGAACGAACGCATCGAGCTGGTCGGTGCCGAGCGTGAGCGAGACACCGCCCGGACAAATCGACTCGGAATGCGGATATCTTCCGCCGAGCAGGACGTAGGCGGCGCGCGCCGTCCGCATCATATCGAGCGCTTCGACGAAAAGCTTGCCGCAACCGCGGTTCAAGTCCGTCATGATCGCGCCGATGGTCTGGTAGCCGTGAACTGCCGCATGAGCGGTAGACGTGCGTTGCGCTACGGCCCAGATCTCGGGATTCGCAGACTTCACGACATCCTCGGAATAGTCGGGTCCGCACAACACGAAGAGATGCATCGGATTGTCGTTCAGGTACTGGCAACTCAGGAGGAGGTTGCGCGCGATGATGGCGAGCGGCGGCGGCCTGATCCCGAGCGCCATCTCCAGGCACTGCGCGGACGTCGCGGCATGAACGCCACCACAAATCCCCGACGCCGTCGACCCGATCAGGCCGGCATCCTGCAGGCCACGGTTGCGCAGCAGGGATTCGTAGCCGCGATACGCCGTGGCGACCGAGGCGACATCCGATACCTTCCGCTCCGCGAGATCGATGCTGCAATGGAGAACTAGCCCGCCGCCGATCCGCCGGTACGGATCCGAGTTGTCGGACTCCAGCGTCGCGTTCGTCTGCGCGATCTTGGCCATCAACGCCTTGCCCGGCCCGACGCGGCCGGCCAGACAAGCGATCGCTTCCGGACCAACCGGCGATGCGCGCTCCGCAAGGATGTCGTCGGTCTCGCAGGGTATCGGGAGCGTCAGGCTCGTCATTCTCGGCGTCCCCCTTGAAATCGCTGCGTGAATGAGAATCGCCAAGTGAATGCTTGCGAGTGAATGCTTGCGTTCGAAACTTTCGCAGGAGAACGCAGACCAGGCCGACGAAGCTGGATCGCGAACGAGCGCGCCCAACATTTACAACTCTAACGGTAATAATCCTAACATTGCACTGGAACAAACACAACAACCTATGGTATAAACTATGAAGGATCCCGAAGCGACTGTTTCAGGTCGCTAGGTTTGTTGATGCCGGCGTCAGACTCTGCCCGGTGTTCAAACAAGGGGAATTGGGGCTATGGACGCAAGCGCGGCCGGCACTGAAGCATTGAGGCCGCGGCACGGCGTCGAGACGGTTGAGATTCGGGTCCGCGGCACCGTTCAGGGCGTCGGCTTCAGACCCACTGTCTGGCGCCTCGCGAGAGACAATGAACTTGTCGGGCACGTTCTGAACGACAGCTGCGGCGTACTGATCAGGGCGACCGGCGAACAGGCGCGCATTGCCCGCTTCCTAAGTTGCCTGGAAGCGAATCCCCCGCCCCTGTCGCGCATCGAAAGTCTCGATATCCATCGTCTCGATGAGATCCTGACATTCGAAGACTTCTGCATTGCGCGCAGCATCGGCGGCGACACACGGACCAACGTCACTGCCGACGCCGCGACCTGTCCTGCCTGCTGGGCCGAGCTGCTCGACCCTCGCGAGCGACGTCACGGCTACGCGTTCACCAATTGCACCCATTGCGGACCGCGCATGTCGATCGTGACCGCGGTGCCCTATGATCGGGCGCACACGACGATGGCCGCGTTTGAGATGTGCCGGGCGTGCGCGGCGGAGTATCGCGACCCATCGGACCGGCGTTTCCATGCCGAACCGATCGCCTGTCCGGAATGTGGGCCGAAGCTGTGGTTCGAGCCGCTCGGCGGAAACATGCCGGACGACGAGTCGCCTGTCCCAGCGCTCGACGCGGCCGTGCGTTGGATCAGAGACGGCAAGATCCTCGCCATCCGCGGTCTCGGCGGATTTCATCTGGCGTGTGATGCGACCAATGCGGGCGCCGTGGACCGGCTGCGCGCACGCAAGCGGCGGTTCGGCAAGCCGTTTGCCCTGATGGCGCGGGACACCGCCGTCATCCGGCGCTTCGCAGCAATTTCGTCGCGGGAGCTGGAGCTCTTGCAGAGTCCGGGCGCGCCAATCGTTCTGCTGCGCGCCGATGGACCTCGACATCTGCCCGAGAACGTGGCGCCAGGGCTTGCTACGCTGGGCTTCATGCTGGCCTACACGCCACTGCACAAGCTGATCCTGGAAAACTTCGATGGTCCACTGGTCATGACCAGCGGCAATATCTCTGATGAACCCCAGGTCACCGACAATCGAGATGCCCGCGCCAAGCTTGCCGGGATTGCCGATGGCGCCCTGCTCCATGACCGCGACATCGCCAATCGGATCGACGATTCAGTCGTTCGCGTCATGAGCGGACGGGCGAGACTTCTTCGACGCGCCCGCGGCTTCGCGCCGACTCCGATCGCACTCCCGCAAAGCCTTGCGGACGCGCCGGACATCCTGGCCTTCGGCGGCGAGCTGAAGTCCACCTTCTGCTTGATCGGCAACGGCGTGGCCATTCCGTCCCAGCATCAGGGGGATCTGGAGGACGTCGCGACGTTCGACGACTACAACAAGAACCTCGCGCTTTACGGCGAACTCTACAGCCATCGGGCGCGTGTCCTGGCGGTCGACATGCATCCCGAGTATCTGTCGAGCAAGCTGGCCAGGAAGCGCGCGTCGGGTGACGACGCGACCGTGCTGCACGAGATCCAGCATCATCATGCCCATATCGCGAGCGCCCTGGCCGAGAACGGCCGAGAGCTTGCAGCCGCGCCGGTGCTCGGCGTGGTGCTTGATGGCTCGGGGTTCGGCGTCGATGGCACGCTCTGGGGCGGAGAGTTTCTTCGCGCCGATTATTGCGGTTACCAGCGCCTGGCGGCGTTCAAGCCGGTCGCGATGATCGGCGGTGCGCAGGCCATTCGCGAACCCTGGCGCAACACCTACGCGCATCTGGTGGCGGCATTCGGTTGGGAGCAATTCCAGCGCGATTTCGGCGACCTGAACCTCGCGCGCTATCTCGCCGGCAAGCCACGCGCGATCATCGATCGGATGCTGGCCAGTGCCATCAACGTGCCGTTGGCCAGCTCATGCGGCCGGCTGTTCGACGCCGCGGCGGCGGCAGCAGGACTTTGTCCGGAGGTGGCGCTGTTCGAAGGCCAGGCTGCGATGATGTTCGAGGACCTGATTGACGATCGGGCGCGCGCCGCCGCTGAGTCGCTCGGCTTTTATGCGTTCGGTTGCGAGACGCCGCCGGAGACCGGCCACGAAATCCTCGAACCCCGTCCCATGTGGCGCGCCTTGCTCGAAGACCTGCGGTCGGAGACGCCGACACCGGTCATTTCCGCGCGGTTTCATCTCGGCCTGGCGATATCGGTCGCTGACATGGCGGTGCGCCTCGCACGACAATCACGCGCAGAGCCGATCGATACCATCGTGCTCACGGGCGGCTGCTTCCAGAACAAGACACTGTTCGAGGCCTGCGTGGGCCGGATCGAGAGCCAAGGGCTGACGTGTCTCACTCAGTCGCAAGTCCCGATGAATGACGGCGGGCTGGCGCTGGGACAGGCGGCCATCGCGGCAGCCCGCGAGATCACCATGCGAGCCGCCGCCTGAACCTTCGGGAAATGGGAACAACACCATGTGTCTTGGAATTCCGGGCCGGATCATCCGAATTACGGACGCAGCGCGCAAACTCGCAATGGTCGATGTGAGCGGCGTGCAGCGCGAGGTGAATGTCGCCTGCGTCGTCGAGGATGCACGGCCAGTTGAGGACTGCGTCGGTCATTGGGTTCTGGTCCATGTCGGTTTCGCAATGAGCCGGATCGATGAAGACGAGGCCGCCGCGACACTCCGCGTGCTCAACGAACTCGGCGAGGTCCAACAG
Protein-coding sequences here:
- a CDS encoding helix-turn-helix transcriptional regulator; its protein translation is MDLFSFIDCANRTQSLSDLFDLLVGSAADEGFGQVAYGALNYEETVRLPDHPMPAIALNFPLDWRKHYFERKYHEIDPVVRRTAFHSRPFLWDQLLERRQLQDGERLVLHEGREAGLKHGVSVPLFGPSGRISVLSFASSFEDADPVRHLKHLHAMACQFHVAFGELARPAAGKKAIELSQRERECLKWTAEGKSSWDIGIILKISENTINFHIKKAMRKLGTNSRTVAVVRAIRLGLIEIPGLAGPSMSAWIDTPCV
- a CDS encoding acyl-homoserine-lactone synthase, with the translated sequence MRTLSIRWETVHRYGEAWISHHRLRYRMFVERQGWSVPHYQGLEYDEFDTPAATYILVVDEHDQALGTARLIPTTRPYMVKSLWPDLVEGLLPHSDAVWEASRFGCDRALSAGGRRRVIGQLIQACQEFGLANGISSYLGVMPCWIFKNVIAAHGCPVRPLGAKLPLQGHDIEAAYIGVSSAILELVRRHTGIPKALHEGPAPVEPVPSALSPRLAEDALSEPAEGLACSPDLEGLVGVG
- a CDS encoding nickel-dependent hydrogenase large subunit, which produces MTSLTLPIPCETDDILAERASPVGPEAIACLAGRVGPGKALMAKIAQTNATLESDNSDPYRRIGGGLVLHCSIDLAERKVSDVASVATAYRGYESLLRNRGLQDAGLIGSTASGICGGVHAATSAQCLEMALGIRPPPLAIIARNLLLSCQYLNDNPMHLFVLCGPDYSEDVVKSANPEIWAVAQRTSTAHAAVHGYQTIGAIMTDLNRGCGKLFVEALDMMRTARAAYVLLGGRYPHSESICPGGVSLTLGTDQLDAFVQKLEPFVDYAKRCARIWDDVFDFLYSCNPAFRELGRGPASMIDFGQWDHEDYYDGTYANCDRWGEKRWSTPGAVIDGKLVTTDLRRLNSGIEEFVDRSFYDAWEGYPHRQDPAGNPVSQHHPWNKAINRNPAKNSNAPPYSWATAIVWDRNTFEVGAYARLYISALARKMPANEFAASTGRSVVLDVPAGELPSERLEWQVPPLWNAFERNRARAYAVAFNLMVTLENHRRARALLLRGERETLTPFDLPATGKRFGVGFGGAGRGFLAHWAVLTGAEISNYQVSVPSRINGGPRRPWGELGPCERAVLNTPIIESNWSGPASFHGIDLVRAIQSFDPCMPCQMHLIFKGTDLTSAIEVNTDQLI
- a CDS encoding LysR substrate-binding domain-containing protein; translated protein: MARQINLRQVEAFKAVIESGSISRAALILNISQPAMSKLIAHLEEDTGLSLFDRVKGRLAPTERGMRLYKEIDRIFSGVRQVENAVEAIRREEQGQLLVGVMPALSRAFIQQATMGFLQQHPNVFCSVKSRSSEWIVDWLVTRKLDVGLVSSRIDNPYVIAEPLTQQPLVCIMPTDHPLAMKNVVEPDDLDNIPFVSFDPESQAGQCIATMFDAYNVRPHTVLVANVSPTLCEFVAAGLGVSLVHPLMFSGLQDRLAIRRFEPALSYDFQLCRMRDSRNASLVDAFLQQARSTAARLAQESLSAA
- a CDS encoding ABC transporter substrate-binding protein yields the protein MKYVYILAFCIAVIVNATGDVSAAEDLPGATLQMGAGGSDITTLDPHRATTSTDKPLIGLIFNGLVRFKPGSADPKDLEPDLAERWETSPDGRIWTFFIRKGVKFHGDWGSLTADDVVYSLTRAADPSRSSFAADFSAVESIAKVDESTVRMTLKYPDPNFLGRLSNYHGGNIVCKRAVEELGDKFGSNPVGTGPFAFSEHETQRYVKLVANERYFRGRPQISNIMYRTIPSDSARELAFSSGELDVIQGRREQRWVDTTRQRSNMVVDVFRPGEFRTLHINSSIPPLDNLKVRQAIAAAVNLDDLVQFVGKTVSLKGCSVVPPGYIGEDCSSGAYAYDPVQAKTLLAEAGYPNGLTLKVVVSNISAILPTMEIIQRQLAKAGIKLDMSVVDHATYQSQIRGNASALVFYGAARFPVADTYLTEFYHSSSSIGKPTAVANFSHCEVADADIQAARVEGSVERQQELWKEAQRKIHDAVCSVPLFELQQVWGHSKRVNYGYELKGAMNLAPPITEATTLMPR
- a CDS encoding YcaO-like family protein; protein product: MPPETTLRHAMAWAKLARIRTVRDITAMDCLGVPIFVSERPGSATGAYAFGKGGLPIESEVGAYMEAIESYFSEPGVAPIETRWGLPSELSGVGEGCDPVFAFAPKLGRRAEPDQALLLARAEDADSGADGWIPAELAFNPAPDAGMPLYGASSNGLASGNSVLEASIHALYELIERDIWSIEFVRRRSVRVTGESLPGAVQAIVETAARNGLRLVIRFVPNDYCIPFFAAFLVDPTHPERRFFNGGWGCHDERGIALMRAVTEVAQSRVAVLHGLREPNRCDDPVAEADRVRRQIASVSSQTPSIRFDDVPERPVAAASLAAQWATVSASLRRVIDRPIYRVIYTPPDAPLHVVRLVVPLLEHFSQTTRRIGPRLQAELEAHSCASAAIA
- a CDS encoding DUF2274 domain-containing protein, producing MARNPDRTERIGGREPAKVVWRERPHCRLASAMVVRFMATDRAFAKSKRTPAPRPNRRGVAHRVGLLRSTSELASSGSRSSNPHESFQVRAAGQPFGGLR